The Pangasianodon hypophthalmus isolate fPanHyp1 chromosome 2, fPanHyp1.pri, whole genome shotgun sequence genome window below encodes:
- the si:dkey-19e4.5 gene encoding UBA_like_SF and PTH2 domain-containing protein — MESSEQCPPDSAHQEVNPVFLQQLRELDIPEEAARQALLHTRNVSAEEAAMYYFNKLENEEEGDEDMMFKMVFVVNMELSMGVGKVAAQVGHAAVALYQAMQEKNTWREMVWKWDHAGAKKIVLQGTNTAHLLELQALAMSLSLPTKLIQDAGLTQVEPGSSTVLAIMGEEEMVNNVTGSLKLL, encoded by the exons ATGGAGTCATCTGAGCAATGTCCTCCAGACTCAGCCCATCAGGAGGTGAACCCGGTGTTCCTCCAGCAGCTCAGAGAACTGGATATCCCTGAGGAAGCAGCCAGACAG GCACTCCTACATACAAGGAATGTGTCTGCTGAGGAGGCAGCAATGTACTACTTCAACAAACTGGAAAATGAG GAAGAAGGAGATGAAGATATGATGTTCAAGATGGTCTTTGTTGTGAACATGGAGCTGTCCATGGGTGTGGGGAag GTGGCGGCGCAGGTGGGCCATGCAGCTGTGGCTCTGTACCAGGCCATGCAGGAGAAGAATACTTGGAGAGAGATGGTCTGGAAATGGGACCATGCTGG AGCTAAGAAGATTGTGCTACAGGGCACCAACACGGCACACCTCTTGGAGTTGCAGGCTCTCGCTATGAGTCTGAGCCTCCCTACAAAGCTGATACAGGATGCCGGACTCACCCAG GTGGAGCCGGGCTCTAGCACTGTGCTGGCCATCATGGGAGAGGAAGAAATGGTCAATAATGTTACAGGCAGCCTGAAACTGCTTTGA